In Leeia speluncae, a genomic segment contains:
- the modA gene encoding molybdate ABC transporter substrate-binding protein, which produces MLRSLSKIVLSASILSLSVASHAEELTVSAAASLTNAFKQIAQAFESSHPNDKIQFNFAASDVLVQQISQGAPVDVLATADEDSMDKAASKQLIDKTSRVQFAGNSLVLITPVDTKVAIKSLTELNNANVQKIAVGNPASVPAGRYTKDGLSKLKLWATVEPKAVYAQSVRQALDYVARSEVEAGFVYGTDALIMKDKVKVVLRVPLDESITYPTAIVSASTHKKLAGDFVRFLQSAEGQSILGRFGFTKP; this is translated from the coding sequence ATGCTGCGCTCGCTGTCGAAAATTGTTTTATCCGCATCCATCCTATCGCTTTCTGTAGCAAGCCACGCCGAAGAACTTACCGTTTCTGCCGCAGCCAGCCTGACCAATGCCTTTAAGCAAATTGCTCAGGCATTTGAAAGTAGCCATCCGAACGACAAAATCCAATTTAACTTTGCGGCATCTGATGTGTTGGTTCAGCAAATTAGCCAAGGGGCGCCAGTGGATGTGCTTGCGACGGCGGATGAAGATTCGATGGATAAAGCCGCAAGCAAGCAGTTAATCGATAAAACAAGCCGTGTGCAGTTTGCGGGCAATAGCCTTGTCCTCATTACACCAGTGGATACCAAAGTAGCGATCAAATCTTTAACAGAGTTGAATAATGCCAACGTTCAGAAGATTGCCGTTGGCAACCCAGCAAGCGTGCCCGCTGGCAGATATACAAAAGATGGTTTAAGTAAATTGAAGCTCTGGGCAACGGTAGAGCCGAAAGCTGTTTACGCCCAATCGGTACGCCAAGCCTTAGACTATGTAGCCAGAAGTGAAGTGGAAGCCGGTTTTGTATATGGCACGGATGCGCTGATTATGAAAGACAAGGTGAAAGTGGTACTTCGTGTCCCGCTAGATGAAAGCATCACCTACCCTACTGCGATTGTTAGTGCATCTACCCACAAAAAACTCGCAGGGGACTTTGTTCGCTTCTTGCAATCGGCAGAAGGACAGTCTATTTTAGGACGCTTTGGTTTTACCAAGCCCTAA
- the modB gene encoding molybdate ABC transporter permease subunit, translating to MSNIWTPLLLSLKVAGWATLINLILGVAAGYLLARVRFIGRDLLDTIATLPLVLPPTILGYYLLVIIGKKGWLGSWLDGLGIRLIFTWQGAVIAASLVAFPLVFKAARTAFETIDPQFEEAASVLGLNKWQTFTRVSLPLAWRGILAGTLLSFARAMGEFGATLMVAGSIPGKTQTLSIAVYEAVQAGEDQLANQLVMITSLVCIIVLWGANRLLPGHHARQFPRA from the coding sequence ATGAGTAATATCTGGACCCCATTATTACTATCGTTAAAAGTAGCCGGCTGGGCCACGCTGATTAATTTAATCTTAGGCGTGGCAGCTGGGTATTTATTAGCGCGGGTTCGTTTTATTGGCAGAGACCTTCTCGATACAATTGCCACCTTACCCTTAGTTCTCCCACCCACAATCTTGGGCTACTACTTACTGGTAATCATAGGCAAAAAAGGCTGGCTAGGTAGCTGGTTAGATGGATTGGGCATTCGCCTCATCTTTACCTGGCAAGGCGCGGTGATTGCAGCGAGCCTAGTCGCATTCCCCTTGGTGTTTAAAGCGGCCAGAACAGCCTTCGAGACGATTGATCCGCAATTTGAAGAAGCAGCTAGTGTGCTAGGACTCAACAAATGGCAAACATTTACCCGCGTTAGCCTGCCACTGGCATGGCGCGGTATTTTGGCTGGTACATTACTTTCTTTTGCCCGAGCAATGGGCGAGTTTGGCGCAACTCTGATGGTTGCAGGGAGTATTCCCGGCAAAACACAAACCTTATCGATCGCAGTATATGAAGCCGTGCAAGCAGGCGAAGACCAACTAGCCAATCAGCTCGTCATGATCACTTCGCTAGTTTGTATCATTGTCCTTTGGGGGGCGAACCGCCTTTTACCAGGGCATCACGCAAGGCAATTTCCCCGTGCTTAA
- a CDS encoding ATP-binding cassette domain-containing protein, translating into MLKVQFKKTLRSGKESFTLSAAFQTSADRIVLFGASGAGKSQTLRAIAGLTKPDEGCIQFKEQTWFDHSNFIDLAPPKRKVGFLFQDYALFPHLTVSQNIAFGLTKTSVNPSKKTILPEVATWLDRLNITNLAHLLPSALSGGQRQRVALARTLITSPQLLLLDEPFAAVDAGLRQQMRQVISELQQSLNIPLIMITHDPEDRDYFGERIIHCEQGYIHG; encoded by the coding sequence GTGCTTAAAGTGCAATTCAAAAAAACACTACGCAGCGGAAAAGAGAGTTTCACGCTATCTGCCGCTTTCCAAACCTCAGCAGACCGAATCGTCTTATTTGGCGCATCTGGTGCAGGGAAATCACAAACATTGCGTGCGATCGCTGGCTTAACCAAGCCAGATGAAGGATGCATTCAATTTAAAGAACAAACGTGGTTTGATCATTCCAACTTTATCGACTTGGCTCCTCCCAAAAGAAAAGTGGGGTTTCTGTTCCAAGATTACGCTTTATTCCCCCATTTAACGGTATCGCAGAATATTGCGTTTGGCTTAACAAAGACAAGCGTTAACCCCAGCAAAAAAACGATTCTGCCTGAAGTGGCCACATGGTTAGATAGGCTAAATATTACTAACCTAGCCCATCTGCTTCCTAGTGCGTTATCTGGTGGGCAGCGTCAACGTGTGGCACTTGCCCGCACCTTAATTACATCACCACAACTACTCTTACTAGACGAACCCTTCGCTGCAGTCGACGCGGGGTTGCGTCAGCAAATGCGTCAAGTGATTAGCGAACTACAGCAGTCACTCAACATTCCACTCATCATGATTACGCATGATCCAGAAGATCGTGATTATTTTGGCGAGCGAATTATTCATTGCGAGCAAGGCTATATTCATGGCTGA
- a CDS encoding TOBE domain-containing protein has protein sequence MAEHSSFTVESELSLSINGQLLGGKNRIALLSAIAAEGSISKAAKRIGLSYKGAWDAVDTMNNLVGEQLVEKMTGGKGGGGTRLTPRGELLVLQYEQLCHAQKAFLNQFNTENNATTLPVNLFQQLNLKTSARNQFVGTVEQIQKGAVNDEITILLAGNQPLIATITHESTEALGLAVGTSVIALIKSSSILLADALPGIRLSARNQFKGEIERITQGAVNSEVTLSLPGGLTIAAIITEESREALHLAIGQPAIALFKASSVILGVFD, from the coding sequence ATGGCTGAACATTCTTCATTCACCGTTGAAAGTGAACTCTCTCTCTCAATCAACGGGCAATTGCTGGGTGGCAAAAACCGTATCGCCCTACTGTCTGCCATTGCTGCAGAAGGATCTATTAGCAAAGCGGCTAAACGAATTGGGCTAAGCTACAAAGGCGCATGGGATGCAGTCGACACCATGAATAATCTGGTGGGTGAACAGCTTGTTGAGAAAATGACAGGGGGCAAAGGGGGCGGAGGGACGCGGCTAACACCGCGTGGCGAATTGCTGGTGCTGCAATACGAACAACTCTGCCACGCCCAAAAAGCATTTTTAAATCAATTTAATACCGAGAATAACGCCACGACGTTACCCGTTAATCTCTTTCAGCAACTCAATCTAAAAACCTCGGCCAGAAACCAATTTGTCGGCACCGTAGAGCAGATACAAAAAGGCGCGGTCAATGATGAGATCACGATTTTACTTGCCGGTAATCAACCATTAATTGCCACGATTACACATGAAAGCACCGAAGCATTAGGGCTAGCAGTGGGGACATCTGTCATTGCGCTGATTAAATCTTCATCCATCCTGTTAGCCGATGCTTTACCAGGTATTCGACTCTCTGCCAGAAACCAGTTCAAAGGGGAAATTGAGCGAATCACCCAAGGCGCGGTAAATAGTGAAGTCACGCTATCGCTCCCTGGTGGGCTAACCATTGCAGCCATTATTACCGAAGAAAGCCGAGAGGCACTTCATCTAGCCATTGGGCAACCAGCGATCGCCTTATTTAAAGCATCAAGCGTGATTCTGGGTGTATTTGATTAA
- a CDS encoding YoaK family protein has protein sequence MPFAYSRKLTGNLRSKEGNRHLGFILAFVAGLINAGGFLAVHQYTSHMTGIVSAMADHLALGMYGLVFAGVGALLSFLLGAASTAVMINYARRHHQLTEFAFPLLVEAVLLLVFGLLGAQLSTIHGFYLPITVMLLCFIMGLQNAVITKISKAEIRTTHITGIITDIGIELGKLFYWNRHKEWAEPLVDANHDRLKVLCSLAGLFFSGGVVGALGFHYMGYLTTLPIAAVLLFLAIAPTIDAWKDWRQK, from the coding sequence ATGCCGTTTGCGTACTCCCGAAAACTCACTGGCAATCTTCGCTCGAAAGAGGGCAACCGACATCTAGGGTTTATTCTCGCATTTGTCGCGGGCTTGATTAACGCCGGTGGTTTTTTGGCTGTTCACCAATACACATCACACATGACCGGTATTGTGTCTGCGATGGCAGATCATCTTGCCCTTGGCATGTATGGCTTGGTTTTTGCAGGTGTTGGCGCGCTCCTTTCTTTTCTATTAGGCGCGGCGAGTACTGCTGTGATGATCAACTATGCTAGACGCCACCATCAACTGACCGAGTTCGCCTTTCCCCTCTTGGTAGAAGCAGTATTATTGCTGGTGTTCGGACTACTTGGGGCGCAACTCTCTACCATCCACGGGTTTTATCTACCCATTACCGTGATGCTACTTTGCTTCATTATGGGTTTACAAAATGCGGTGATCACCAAAATATCGAAGGCGGAAATTCGTACCACGCATATCACCGGGATCATCACCGATATCGGGATTGAACTTGGCAAACTCTTTTACTGGAATCGTCACAAAGAATGGGCAGAGCCGCTAGTGGATGCGAATCATGATCGGCTAAAAGTATTGTGTTCACTTGCCGGGTTATTTTTTTCGGGTGGCGTTGTTGGTGCGCTCGGTTTTCATTACATGGGTTACCTCACTACTCTACCTATTGCGGCTGTCCTTCTCTTTTTGGCGATCGCCCCTACCATCGATGCGTGGAAAGACTGGCGACAAAAATAG
- a CDS encoding pirin family protein has product MSTTEFEHRPANERGIADFGWLHSKHTFSFGHYRDLNQRGFSDLLVINDDTVHGGGGFPTHPHRDMEIFSYVLSGALAHKDSMGNGSVIVPGDVQMMSAGTGIRHSEYNHSDTADVHFLQIWIVPNQESVTPRYQQVNFSVAEKRGKLRTIISPEGENGSLSVYQDAKVLAGLFDGDESATYQPEGDRHVYIHVAQGEVTVNGNRMVEGDGARLRHAEVVELSQGKGAEVLLFDLRPNEYPSF; this is encoded by the coding sequence ATGTCTACTACCGAATTCGAACACCGCCCAGCGAATGAACGCGGCATTGCCGACTTTGGCTGGTTGCATAGTAAACACACCTTCTCTTTTGGACACTATCGCGACTTAAACCAGCGTGGCTTTTCTGATCTATTAGTCATCAATGACGATACCGTGCATGGTGGTGGTGGCTTTCCTACGCACCCACATCGTGACATGGAAATTTTTTCTTACGTATTATCTGGTGCATTGGCGCACAAAGATTCGATGGGAAATGGCTCGGTGATTGTGCCGGGTGACGTGCAGATGATGAGTGCAGGCACAGGCATTCGCCATAGCGAATACAACCATTCCGACACTGCAGACGTACACTTCCTACAAATTTGGATTGTGCCGAATCAAGAAAGCGTGACGCCCCGTTACCAACAAGTTAACTTTTCAGTAGCGGAAAAACGCGGCAAGCTGCGCACCATTATTTCGCCAGAAGGGGAAAATGGATCGCTTTCTGTTTATCAAGATGCGAAGGTACTGGCAGGTCTATTTGATGGAGATGAATCCGCCACTTACCAACCAGAAGGCGATCGCCATGTGTATATTCATGTTGCACAAGGGGAAGTAACCGTGAATGGCAACCGAATGGTGGAAGGCGATGGCGCACGGTTACGCCATGCAGAAGTAGTAGAACTTAGCCAAGGCAAAGGCGCTGAAGTGTTATTATTTGATCTTCGACCTAACGAATATCCAAGCTTCTAA
- a CDS encoding nucleotide pyrophosphohydrolase translates to MTNANPVTIETIIQRLRDFASERDWDQFHSPKNLAMALTVEAAELQEIFQWLTPEEAAHLDPAQHQHAAEEIADVLLYLLRLSDKLGIDVLDAAVSKMAKNALKYPVEMAKGSHKKALGAE, encoded by the coding sequence ATGACCAACGCCAACCCAGTGACGATTGAAACCATCATCCAAAGACTAAGAGATTTTGCCAGCGAGCGGGACTGGGACCAGTTCCACTCGCCCAAAAACCTCGCCATGGCACTAACGGTAGAAGCCGCAGAACTGCAAGAAATCTTCCAGTGGCTAACGCCAGAAGAAGCCGCCCACTTAGACCCCGCCCAGCACCAGCACGCCGCAGAAGAAATCGCGGACGTATTACTCTACCTACTGCGTTTGTCCGACAAATTAGGGATTGATGTGTTGGATGCTGCCGTTAGCAAAATGGCAAAAAATGCGCTGAAATATCCGGTAGAGATGGCCAAGGGAAGTCATAAGAAGGCGTTGGGCGCGGAGTAA
- a CDS encoding high-potential iron-sulfur protein: protein MDRRKFIGLAVPCAALTLLGKSAFAAPTLVDENSELAKTVHYIADINQVDLASIPNYKKGQRCEVCQLYSPIDGQPDQGECGIFTGQTVKAMGWCASYA from the coding sequence ATGGACAGAAGAAAATTTATTGGCTTGGCAGTGCCCTGTGCTGCGCTAACGCTTTTGGGAAAGTCTGCTTTTGCCGCTCCAACCTTGGTTGATGAAAACAGCGAGCTTGCAAAAACAGTGCATTACATTGCAGACATTAACCAAGTTGATCTTGCCAGTATCCCAAACTACAAAAAAGGCCAGCGCTGCGAAGTTTGCCAATTGTACTCGCCAATTGATGGTCAGCCAGACCAAGGCGAATGCGGCATTTTCACAGGGCAAACCGTCAAAGCAATGGGGTGGTGTGCCTCGTATGCTTAA
- the purL gene encoding phosphoribosylformylglycinamidine synthase, with the protein MPQITPLFGAQALSDFRLAKLADSLAGKLPAVPRIQTTWVHIIEHEGELSADALATLQKLLTYDEFKPAGEATGSLLLVLPRFGTISPWSSKATDIAKHCGLENVARIERGIAYYVSNADGTPASDDVLKVVYDLIHDRMTETVVREMSDAAGLFVHQSPRSLESVDVLTGGRDALVKANRDMGLALSEDEVDYLLENYVRIQRNPTDVELMMFAQANSEHCRHKIFNADFIVDGEKQPLSLFGMIRNTHKTSPEGTVVAYSDNSSVIEGAEIERFYPQGTEYGYSKDTTHILMKVETHNHPTAISPFPGAATGSGGEIRDEGATGIGSKPKSGLCGFTVSNLNLPDAVQPWEVVEGSEEGYGKPDRIVTPLQIMIDGPIGAAAFNNEFGRPNLAGYFRTFEETVDGERRGYHKPIMIAGGMGNIDDRHSFKKEVIPGALLIQLGGPGMLIGLGGGAASSMDTGSNAANLDFDSVQRGNPEMQRRAQEVIDRCWQLGDNNPILSIHDVGAGGISNAMPELAHGSERGAVFQLRDIQIEEKAMAPKEIWCNESQERYVLAIHPDSLELFRGFAERERCPFAVIGHATAEKQLKVEDSLLGTPAVDMEMDVLLGKPPRMTRDVKRVARELPALNFDGVTLKEAVYRVLRLPAVADKSFLITIGDRTVGGLTARDQLVGPWQVPVADVAVTMMGYKTWLGEAMAMGERTPVALIDAPASGRMAIGEALTNIAAAPIAKLGDIKLSANWMAAAGHPGEDANLFDTVKTVGMEICPALGISIPVGKDSLSMKTVWNENGEAKAVTSPLSLIISAFAPATDVRKTLTPELKAGEDSVLLLLDLGNGKARLGGSALAQVYKQVGNEAPDVDSTDLLKGFFNAVQQLNADGLVQAYHDRSDGGALAAVAEMMFASRLGATVELPADANVLAALFNEELGAVLQVRQADLAKVQAILAINGVADIASHLAAVNTSDRLMVKQGDQVLLDETRADLQLAWSETSYRIQRLRDNPVCADQERARITDTADRGLYAEVTYPLAAPFVSSGAKPKMAILREQGVNGQLEMAAAFDTAGFQSVDVHMSDVIEGRISLKDFAGVVACGGFSYGDVLGAGEGWAKSILFNARARDEFAAFFARSDSFALGVCNGCQMMSNLFELIPGANNWPKFVRNASEQYEARLVMAEVANSPSIFLQGMAGSRLPMVVSHGEGRAWFRQEGDQTANAGLTALQYVDSKGLPTDVYPHNPNGSPNGIAGVTTPDGRFTIMMPHPERTMKGVNFSWHPAEWTDEGPWLTMFHNARKWLG; encoded by the coding sequence ATGCCTCAGATTACCCCGCTGTTCGGCGCTCAAGCGCTTTCCGATTTCCGCCTAGCTAAATTGGCTGATTCGCTCGCCGGCAAATTGCCTGCTGTTCCTCGTATCCAAACCACTTGGGTGCACATTATTGAACACGAAGGCGAATTGTCTGCTGATGCATTGGCGACTTTGCAAAAGCTATTGACTTACGATGAATTCAAACCTGCCGGTGAGGCAACGGGTAGCCTATTATTGGTCTTGCCACGTTTTGGTACGATTTCTCCTTGGTCTTCTAAAGCGACCGACATTGCTAAACATTGTGGTTTAGAAAATGTTGCGCGTATCGAGCGCGGCATTGCTTACTACGTGAGCAATGCAGATGGCACACCTGCCAGCGATGACGTACTGAAAGTGGTTTACGACCTCATCCACGACCGCATGACAGAAACCGTTGTGCGTGAGATGAGCGACGCTGCAGGCTTGTTTGTTCACCAGTCTCCACGTAGCCTAGAATCGGTAGACGTACTAACCGGCGGCCGCGATGCTTTGGTAAAAGCCAACCGCGACATGGGCTTGGCCTTGTCGGAAGACGAAGTAGATTACCTACTAGAAAACTACGTACGCATTCAGCGTAACCCGACCGACGTCGAGCTGATGATGTTTGCACAGGCAAACTCTGAGCACTGCCGTCACAAGATTTTCAATGCCGACTTTATTGTGGATGGCGAAAAGCAGCCATTGTCACTATTCGGCATGATTCGTAATACCCACAAAACCAGCCCGGAAGGCACTGTGGTCGCTTACTCTGACAACTCTTCTGTGATTGAAGGGGCAGAGATTGAGCGCTTCTACCCACAGGGTACCGAGTACGGCTACTCAAAAGACACTACCCACATTCTGATGAAAGTGGAAACCCACAACCACCCAACCGCGATTTCTCCATTCCCGGGCGCGGCGACGGGTTCTGGTGGTGAGATTCGTGACGAAGGCGCAACCGGTATCGGTTCTAAGCCAAAGTCTGGTTTGTGTGGTTTTACTGTTTCTAACCTGAACTTGCCAGATGCTGTACAGCCTTGGGAAGTGGTTGAAGGTAGCGAAGAAGGTTATGGCAAGCCAGACCGTATCGTTACCCCGCTACAGATCATGATTGATGGCCCGATTGGTGCTGCAGCGTTCAATAACGAATTTGGCCGTCCGAACTTGGCAGGTTACTTCCGTACCTTCGAAGAAACCGTGGATGGCGAACGCCGTGGTTACCACAAGCCAATTATGATTGCTGGCGGTATGGGTAATATCGATGACCGTCACTCGTTCAAGAAAGAAGTGATTCCAGGTGCCTTGCTGATCCAATTGGGTGGGCCAGGTATGTTAATTGGTTTGGGTGGTGGCGCCGCGTCTTCGATGGACACAGGTTCAAACGCAGCCAACCTAGACTTCGATTCGGTACAGCGTGGCAACCCGGAAATGCAACGTCGTGCACAAGAAGTGATCGACCGTTGCTGGCAGTTGGGTGACAACAACCCAATCCTAAGTATCCATGACGTGGGTGCAGGTGGTATCTCTAATGCGATGCCAGAATTGGCTCACGGTTCTGAGCGCGGTGCGGTGTTCCAACTGCGTGATATTCAGATCGAAGAAAAAGCGATGGCACCAAAAGAAATTTGGTGTAACGAATCGCAAGAACGCTATGTATTAGCGATTCATCCAGATTCACTTGAATTATTCCGTGGCTTTGCCGAACGTGAGCGTTGCCCATTTGCCGTAATTGGCCACGCAACGGCCGAAAAACAGCTCAAAGTAGAAGATAGCCTACTAGGCACGCCAGCTGTTGATATGGAAATGGATGTATTGCTAGGTAAGCCACCCCGCATGACACGTGACGTAAAACGTGTGGCGCGTGAGTTGCCAGCCCTGAATTTTGATGGCGTTACCTTAAAAGAAGCGGTTTACCGTGTCTTGCGTTTGCCAGCGGTTGCTGACAAATCGTTCCTGATTACCATCGGTGACCGTACCGTGGGTGGTTTGACTGCACGTGACCAGTTGGTTGGCCCATGGCAAGTGCCGGTAGCAGACGTTGCCGTGACCATGATGGGTTACAAAACTTGGCTAGGCGAAGCAATGGCCATGGGTGAGCGTACCCCTGTGGCATTGATCGATGCACCAGCCTCTGGCCGTATGGCAATTGGTGAAGCGTTGACCAACATTGCGGCTGCACCAATCGCAAAATTAGGCGATATCAAACTATCTGCTAACTGGATGGCTGCTGCTGGCCACCCTGGTGAAGATGCTAATTTGTTTGATACCGTGAAAACCGTCGGTATGGAGATTTGTCCTGCACTGGGTATTAGCATCCCGGTGGGTAAGGATTCACTATCGATGAAGACCGTATGGAATGAAAATGGCGAAGCAAAAGCCGTTACCTCTCCACTGTCTCTGATCATCTCTGCATTTGCTCCAGCAACCGATGTGCGCAAGACCTTAACCCCAGAACTAAAAGCAGGTGAAGATAGCGTATTGCTATTGCTAGATTTGGGTAACGGCAAAGCACGTTTGGGCGGCTCTGCACTAGCGCAAGTATACAAACAAGTAGGTAATGAAGCGCCAGACGTTGATAGCACCGATCTACTAAAAGGCTTCTTCAATGCCGTGCAGCAACTAAACGCAGATGGTTTGGTTCAGGCTTATCACGATCGTTCAGACGGTGGTGCATTAGCTGCTGTAGCGGAAATGATGTTTGCTAGCCGCTTGGGAGCGACCGTTGAACTGCCTGCAGACGCCAATGTATTGGCTGCGCTATTTAACGAAGAGTTGGGTGCGGTACTGCAAGTTCGTCAAGCAGACTTGGCGAAAGTACAAGCGATCTTGGCCATTAACGGTGTAGCAGACATTGCTAGCCACTTGGCTGCGGTAAATACGAGTGATCGTCTAATGGTGAAACAAGGCGACCAAGTGTTGCTAGACGAAACCCGTGCAGACCTGCAACTTGCTTGGTCTGAAACTTCTTATCGTATTCAGCGCCTGCGTGACAACCCTGTTTGCGCAGATCAAGAACGTGCTCGCATTACCGACACAGCTGACCGTGGCTTGTATGCAGAAGTGACATACCCATTGGCTGCGCCATTTGTTAGCTCTGGTGCTAAACCAAAAATGGCCATCTTGCGTGAGCAAGGTGTGAACGGTCAGCTAGAAATGGCCGCCGCGTTTGATACCGCAGGCTTCCAGTCTGTCGACGTACACATGAGCGATGTGATCGAAGGCCGTATTAGCCTGAAAGACTTCGCTGGTGTAGTGGCATGTGGTGGATTCTCTTACGGTGACGTTCTAGGTGCGGGTGAAGGTTGGGCGAAGTCTATCTTGTTCAATGCACGTGCCCGTGACGAATTTGCTGCGTTCTTTGCGCGTTCAGACAGCTTTGCACTTGGCGTGTGTAACGGTTGCCAGATGATGAGTAACTTGTTTGAACTGATCCCGGGTGCAAACAACTGGCCAAAATTTGTGCGTAACGCGTCAGAGCAATACGAAGCACGTTTGGTGATGGCTGAAGTGGCAAATAGCCCATCTATCTTCTTGCAAGGCATGGCTGGTAGCCGTTTACCAATGGTGGTTTCTCACGGTGAAGGCCGTGCTTGGTTCCGCCAAGAGGGTGACCAAACGGCAAACGCAGGTTTAACTGCATTGCAATATGTAGATAGCAAAGGCTTGCCAACCGACGTTTACCCGCACAACCCGAATGGTTCTCCAAATGGGATTGCCGGTGTGACAACGCCAGATGGCCGCTTTACGATCATGATGCCTCACCCAGAGCGCACCATGAAAGGGGTGAACTTCTCTTGGCACCCTGCAGAATGGACAGACGAAGGCCCATGGCTAACCATGTTCCATAACGCACGTAAGTGGTTAGGTTAA
- a CDS encoding sulfite exporter TauE/SafE family protein produces MDLTNTQTLPALFFVGLLGGVHCVGMCGALVTAFGISDFGPKSTTRLLTLNVGRMFTYSLLGAVAGLVGHGFSQLFAIPVALYIFAQIMLIGLGLYLAGWRSFIPYIEQYGKAGWQSLQPILGKVIPPKTGKQTLFAGMIWGFIPCGLVYSALSSALLSGNPIEGGLAMLAFWLGTLPNLLVIGRFSFVLRKWMQNTMVKKAAGVLVCLLGVYGLSHLWF; encoded by the coding sequence ATGGATCTTACGAACACACAAACCTTACCCGCCTTATTTTTTGTCGGCTTACTAGGCGGCGTGCATTGCGTTGGAATGTGTGGCGCATTAGTCACTGCATTTGGGATTAGTGATTTTGGCCCAAAAAGCACCACTCGCCTACTCACCCTGAACGTAGGCAGAATGTTTACCTACAGCCTACTTGGCGCCGTCGCGGGTTTAGTCGGGCATGGGTTTAGCCAGTTGTTTGCCATCCCGGTGGCGCTCTATATTTTTGCGCAAATCATGTTAATTGGGCTGGGACTTTATTTGGCAGGGTGGCGTTCGTTCATTCCGTATATCGAGCAATATGGCAAAGCGGGCTGGCAATCTTTACAGCCAATTTTGGGCAAAGTGATCCCACCTAAAACCGGCAAGCAAACGCTTTTTGCGGGGATGATTTGGGGTTTTATCCCATGCGGCTTGGTCTATAGCGCACTGAGTAGCGCTTTACTATCCGGTAATCCGATTGAGGGAGGACTGGCGATGCTCGCATTTTGGCTGGGCACCTTGCCTAATTTGCTAGTGATTGGACGCTTCTCTTTTGTGCTGCGCAAATGGATGCAGAACACAATGGTGAAAAAGGCGGCGGGTGTTCTGGTCTGCTTATTGGGCGTGTACGGGCTTAGTCACCTTTGGTTTTAA